The following are encoded in a window of Rhizobium sp. WYJ-E13 genomic DNA:
- a CDS encoding Lrp/AsnC family transcriptional regulator — MDDLDNELLSALRHNARISVSSLAAMTGASRATVASRIDRMVENGTIAGFTIRTGHETRSAGVRAIVMIEVHGKLADKVATQLRGLPQVRALHSTNGKWDFVAELEDRDLVSFDETLRRIRLFDGINTTETNILLKTSKASF; from the coding sequence ATGGACGATCTCGACAACGAGCTTTTGAGCGCACTTCGGCACAATGCGCGAATCTCCGTCTCCTCGCTTGCGGCGATGACAGGCGCATCACGGGCGACGGTTGCCTCGCGGATCGACCGGATGGTCGAAAACGGTACCATTGCCGGCTTCACCATCCGCACTGGTCACGAGACGCGGTCCGCCGGTGTTCGGGCGATCGTCATGATCGAAGTCCATGGCAAGCTTGCCGATAAGGTCGCCACTCAGCTCCGCGGTCTGCCGCAAGTGCGCGCGCTTCACAGCACTAACGGCAAATGGGATTTCGTCGCTGAGCTCGAGGACCGCGATCTCGTCTCCTTCGATGAAACACTACGCAGGATACGCCTGTTCGACGGCATCAACACGACCGAAACCAATATTCTATTGAAGACCAGCAAGGCGAGCTTCTAG
- the rocF gene encoding arginase, with protein sequence MEAQSRSVTLIGVPLEEGSGRRGAGMGPTALRIAGVDKALIDLGHDVVDVGDLNVVPARDLPNHAKAHNLRTVGAYTRALEAATYDAAKSGRFPLILGGDHSLSMGSVSGMARYAAEKGRPLFVLWLDAHSDFNSPETSPSGNIHGMPVAFFCGLAEFAEILPKDRPFVDPKKVFQVGIRSVDAAERQEIRKHGVNVFDMRSLDEQGVAVILRQILETIEKANGLLHVSFDVDFLDPDFAPGVGTTVPGGATFREAHLIMEMLSDSGLVSSLDLVELNPFLDDRGKSARIMVEMTASLFGRRIFDRPTRAA encoded by the coding sequence ATGGAAGCACAATCACGATCTGTCACCCTCATCGGCGTTCCGCTTGAGGAAGGTTCCGGCCGCAGGGGCGCGGGCATGGGACCGACAGCATTGCGCATTGCGGGCGTCGACAAGGCGCTGATCGATCTTGGACATGACGTCGTTGACGTGGGCGACCTCAATGTCGTACCGGCAAGGGATCTTCCCAATCATGCTAAGGCGCACAATCTTCGCACTGTCGGTGCCTATACCCGCGCGCTTGAGGCGGCGACTTACGATGCCGCCAAGTCCGGCCGCTTCCCGCTGATCCTCGGCGGCGACCACAGCCTGTCCATGGGCAGCGTTTCCGGGATGGCACGATATGCCGCCGAAAAAGGCCGTCCGCTCTTCGTTCTCTGGCTCGATGCCCATTCGGACTTCAATTCACCTGAGACCTCGCCATCGGGCAATATTCACGGCATGCCAGTCGCCTTCTTCTGTGGTCTGGCGGAATTTGCCGAAATCCTGCCCAAGGATCGTCCGTTCGTCGATCCGAAGAAAGTCTTCCAGGTCGGCATTCGCTCAGTCGATGCCGCGGAACGCCAGGAAATTCGCAAGCACGGCGTCAATGTCTTCGACATGCGCTCACTCGATGAACAAGGCGTGGCCGTGATCCTCCGCCAGATCCTGGAAACGATCGAGAAGGCGAACGGCCTGCTGCATGTCAGCTTTGATGTCGATTTCCTCGATCCCGATTTTGCGCCCGGCGTCGGCACCACCGTTCCCGGCGGCGCCACGTTCCGCGAGGCACATCTCATCATGGAGATGCTGTCCGACAGCGGCCTTGTCTCCTCGCTCGATCTCGTCGAGCTCAACCCTTTCCTTGATGACCGCGGCAAGAGCGCCCGCATCATGGTGGAGATGACGGCAAGCCTGTTCGGCCGCCGCATCTTCGATCGTCCCACACGCGCCGCATAA
- the rocD gene encoding ornithine--oxo-acid transaminase, translated as MNTSSNLIATEQRLGAHNYKPLDVVLTRGQGVHVWDTDGKRYLDCLSAYSAVNQGHCHPKILAAMVEQASRLTLTSRAFRNNQLAYLYEELAALTGSHKILPMNSGAEAVETAIKAVRKWGYEVKGVPEGKAEIIVCANNFHGRTLSIISFSTDPDARTGFGPYTPGFRIIPFGDAEAFAAAINANTVAALIEPIQGEAGVIIPPTGYFTRVRGLCTANNVTLILDEIQTGLGRTGKLLAEEHEGIEADVTLIGKALSGGFYPVSAVLSNSEVLGVLKPGQHGSTFGGNPLACAVARTALKVLTEEGMIENAEMMGDYFLEGLRSIRSNIVKDVRGRGLMLAVELEPEAGGARQYCYALKDRGLLAKDTHDHTIRFAPPLVITREQVDWAVEQIEKTLT; from the coding sequence ATGAATACCTCGTCGAACCTCATCGCTACGGAACAGCGCCTTGGTGCCCATAACTATAAGCCGCTGGATGTGGTGTTGACGCGGGGGCAAGGTGTTCATGTCTGGGATACGGATGGCAAGCGCTACCTCGATTGCCTCTCGGCCTATTCCGCCGTCAACCAGGGCCATTGCCATCCGAAGATCCTTGCCGCCATGGTCGAGCAGGCAAGCCGCCTGACGCTCACTTCTCGTGCCTTTCGCAACAACCAACTCGCCTATCTCTACGAGGAACTGGCGGCGCTCACCGGCTCCCACAAGATCCTGCCGATGAATTCGGGCGCGGAAGCCGTCGAGACAGCCATCAAGGCGGTTCGCAAGTGGGGTTACGAGGTGAAGGGAGTGCCGGAAGGCAAGGCGGAGATCATCGTCTGCGCCAACAATTTTCACGGTCGCACGCTGAGCATCATCAGCTTCTCGACCGATCCCGACGCTCGCACCGGCTTCGGACCCTACACGCCCGGTTTTCGCATTATTCCCTTTGGCGACGCCGAAGCCTTTGCGGCCGCCATCAATGCCAACACCGTTGCAGCACTGATCGAGCCGATCCAGGGTGAAGCCGGTGTCATCATTCCACCGACCGGTTATTTCACCCGGGTACGCGGACTCTGCACAGCAAACAACGTCACGCTCATCCTCGATGAGATCCAGACCGGCCTCGGCCGCACCGGCAAGCTGCTTGCCGAAGAGCATGAAGGCATCGAAGCCGACGTCACGCTGATCGGCAAGGCGCTTTCCGGCGGCTTCTACCCGGTCTCCGCCGTGCTTTCGAATTCGGAAGTCCTGGGCGTGCTCAAGCCCGGCCAGCACGGCTCGACCTTCGGCGGCAATCCGCTCGCCTGTGCGGTTGCCCGCACGGCCCTAAAAGTGTTGACCGAAGAAGGAATGATTGAGAACGCCGAGATGATGGGCGACTATTTCCTCGAAGGTCTGCGCTCCATCCGCTCCAATATCGTCAAGGACGTGCGCGGCCGCGGCCTTATGCTGGCGGTCGAACTGGAGCCGGAGGCCGGCGGCGCCCGACAATATTGTTACGCCCTGAAGGATCGCGGTCTGCTCGCCAAGGATACGCACGACCACACGATTCGCTTCGCGCCGCCGCTGGTCATCACCAGGGAACAGGTGGATTGGGCGGTAGAGCAGATCGAAAAAACCCTCACCTGA
- a CDS encoding chemotaxis protein CheW, producing the protein MATINSTSFSGDTLEIIAFRLHDQEFCVKTTTIREIRGWAPSTPIPHSPADVIGVMNLRGSVIPIIDLAYKLGMKGTVANERSAIVVAEVHNMVIGMLVDRVSDILTISSSQVQPVPEVTASFDRAFCEGIIASENGMICFLNLAKMFKENETDELAA; encoded by the coding sequence ATGGCCACGATCAACTCTACTAGCTTCAGCGGCGACACGCTCGAAATCATTGCCTTCCGCCTCCACGATCAGGAATTCTGCGTGAAGACCACGACTATCCGCGAAATCCGCGGCTGGGCGCCGTCGACGCCCATCCCGCACTCCCCGGCAGACGTCATCGGTGTCATGAACCTGCGCGGTTCGGTCATCCCGATCATCGACCTCGCCTACAAGCTCGGCATGAAGGGCACTGTTGCCAACGAGCGCAGCGCCATTGTCGTCGCCGAGGTGCACAATATGGTCATCGGCATGCTGGTCGACCGCGTTTCCGACATCCTGACGATTTCTTCCAGCCAGGTGCAGCCTGTTCCGGAAGTGACGGCGTCCTTCGACCGAGCCTTCTGTGAAGGGATCATCGCTTCCGAAAACGGCATGATCTGTTTCCTGAACCTCGCAAAGATGTTCAAGGAAAACGAGACGGACGAGCTGGCGGCCTGA
- a CDS encoding OFA family MFS transporter: MTAADTSAGDVLAGVGLLDRERIIARPGFNRWLVPPAALAIHLCIGMAYGFSVFWLPLSKSLGITASTVCPDLTLASALFTTSCDWRVADLGWIYTLFFVLLGSSAAIWGGWLERVGPRKAGVVSACCWCGGIIIAAFGVITHQLWMMWVGAGVIGGIGLGLGYISPVSTLIKWFPDRRGMATGMAIMGFGGGAMIGAPLANLLMNTFKTDTSVGVWQTFIVMAAIYFVFMIGGAFGYRIPPAGWRPEGWTPPAAKSTMITTRHVHLRDAHKTKQFWLIWAVLCLNVSAGIGVLGMASPMLQEIFAGSLIGLPDVGFAQLDAGQKASIATIAAGFAGLLSLFNIGGRFFWASLSDKIGRKNTYYTFFILGIVLYAAAPTLADMGNKALFVLAFGIILSMYGGGFATIPAYLADIFGTQFVGAIHGRLLTAWATAGIVGPVVVNYIREAQIAAGVAPGPALYTGTMYILACMLALGLIANAFVRPLADKWFMSDNEVAALQAKTAAANAGPTGSFGIGTGGLDVKAALAWAVVGIPLLWGVWVTLRATLALFG; the protein is encoded by the coding sequence ATGACTGCAGCGGATACAAGTGCAGGCGATGTTCTGGCAGGTGTGGGCCTGCTGGATCGCGAAAGGATCATCGCAAGGCCAGGCTTCAATCGGTGGCTCGTGCCGCCGGCGGCGCTCGCCATCCATCTTTGCATCGGCATGGCCTATGGTTTCAGCGTCTTCTGGCTGCCGCTGTCGAAATCCCTCGGCATTACGGCATCCACCGTCTGCCCCGACCTGACGCTGGCGTCGGCACTCTTTACCACCAGCTGCGATTGGCGCGTTGCCGACCTTGGCTGGATCTATACGCTGTTCTTCGTGCTGCTCGGTTCGTCCGCCGCCATCTGGGGCGGCTGGCTGGAGCGTGTCGGCCCGCGCAAGGCGGGTGTCGTCTCGGCCTGCTGCTGGTGCGGCGGCATTATCATCGCCGCTTTCGGCGTCATCACGCATCAGCTCTGGATGATGTGGGTTGGTGCGGGCGTGATCGGCGGCATCGGCCTCGGTCTCGGCTATATCTCGCCGGTTTCGACGCTGATCAAATGGTTCCCTGACCGGCGCGGCATGGCGACCGGCATGGCGATCATGGGTTTCGGCGGTGGCGCGATGATCGGTGCTCCGCTGGCCAACCTCCTGATGAACACCTTCAAGACGGATACGTCCGTCGGCGTCTGGCAGACCTTCATCGTCATGGCGGCCATCTATTTCGTTTTCATGATCGGCGGCGCATTCGGCTACCGTATTCCGCCGGCCGGCTGGCGTCCGGAAGGCTGGACCCCGCCTGCCGCCAAGAGCACGATGATTACCACCAGACATGTTCACCTGCGGGACGCGCACAAGACAAAGCAGTTCTGGCTCATCTGGGCGGTGCTCTGCCTCAACGTCTCGGCGGGTATCGGCGTTCTCGGCATGGCTTCGCCGATGCTCCAGGAAATCTTCGCCGGTTCGCTGATCGGCTTGCCGGATGTCGGTTTCGCGCAGCTTGACGCCGGTCAGAAGGCGTCGATCGCGACGATTGCTGCCGGCTTTGCCGGTCTGCTGTCGCTCTTCAACATCGGCGGACGGTTCTTCTGGGCCTCTCTGTCCGACAAGATCGGCCGCAAGAATACCTATTACACCTTCTTCATCCTGGGAATCGTGCTCTATGCCGCCGCACCGACGCTCGCGGATATGGGCAACAAGGCGCTCTTCGTGCTTGCCTTCGGCATCATCCTGTCGATGTATGGTGGCGGCTTCGCGACTATCCCCGCTTATCTGGCGGATATCTTCGGCACGCAGTTCGTCGGCGCAATTCACGGCCGTCTGCTGACGGCGTGGGCGACTGCCGGCATCGTCGGTCCCGTGGTCGTCAACTATATCCGTGAAGCGCAGATCGCTGCCGGCGTGGCGCCTGGACCGGCGCTCTATACGGGCACGATGTATATCCTCGCCTGCATGCTGGCGCTCGGCCTGATCGCCAATGCGTTTGTGCGGCCGCTCGCCGACAAATGGTTCATGTCAGACAATGAGGTCGCCGCCCTTCAAGCAAAGACTGCCGCTGCCAATGCCGGGCCGACCGGTTCGTTTGGCATCGGTACAGGCGGTCTCGATGTTAAGGCGGCGCTTGCCTGGGCGGTGGTTGGCATTCCGCTGCTCTGGGGCGTCTGGGTGACGCTGAGGGCGACCTTGGCATTGTTCGGCTAA
- a CDS encoding formate dehydrogenase subunit delta encodes MSHDTKTKLVYMANQIATFFKTQPESEAAQGVATHINKFWEPRMRRQLFEILEKEDNGLDALVLQAVPLIHKPEPAEQSLR; translated from the coding sequence ATGTCGCATGATACCAAGACCAAACTTGTCTACATGGCAAACCAGATCGCAACCTTCTTCAAGACCCAGCCCGAGAGTGAGGCTGCGCAGGGGGTCGCGACCCATATCAACAAATTCTGGGAACCGCGCATGCGGCGGCAACTCTTCGAAATTCTGGAGAAGGAGGACAACGGCCTAGATGCGCTCGTGCTGCAGGCCGTTCCCTTGATCCACAAACCGGAGCCGGCAGAACAGTCGCTTCGTTAA
- the fdhD gene encoding formate dehydrogenase accessory sulfurtransferase FdhD, translating into MTERSTRTAVTEVARKGGIMTRGERIVPEEVPIAFSYGGSSHAVMMGTPADLEDFAVGFSLTEGIITDRSQVAGIELIEDEKGIDVQVTLLDDVEDTLRRRRRSMAGPVGCGLCGIESIEQAVRKVPDVSKAGLSLSHADIVQAIALLNDSQPLHRETRAVHGAGFYVPGKGLIAVREDVGRHNALDKLCGAVIRAGTMGASGAVAVTSRLSVEMVQKTAILGAPVLIAISAPTALAIRTAEEAGMTLVALVRGEDFEIFTHPHRLSPGSIADVA; encoded by the coding sequence ATGACGGAAAGGTCGACCCGCACGGCCGTGACGGAGGTCGCCCGGAAGGGCGGCATCATGACGCGGGGCGAGCGTATCGTGCCCGAGGAGGTACCGATCGCCTTTTCCTATGGCGGCAGTTCGCATGCGGTCATGATGGGCACGCCTGCCGATCTCGAGGATTTTGCTGTCGGTTTCAGCCTGACGGAAGGCATCATCACCGACCGCAGCCAGGTCGCCGGGATCGAGCTCATCGAGGATGAGAAGGGCATCGATGTCCAGGTGACGCTTCTCGATGATGTCGAGGATACGCTGAGGAGGCGTCGACGCAGCATGGCGGGACCTGTCGGCTGCGGCCTCTGCGGTATCGAATCGATCGAGCAGGCAGTTCGCAAGGTGCCCGACGTTTCCAAGGCGGGGCTGTCGCTGTCGCATGCCGATATCGTGCAGGCGATCGCACTGCTCAACGATTCCCAGCCACTGCATCGCGAGACGCGGGCAGTTCATGGGGCTGGCTTCTATGTTCCCGGCAAGGGGTTGATCGCCGTGCGTGAGGATGTCGGCCGGCACAATGCACTCGACAAGCTCTGCGGAGCCGTCATCAGAGCCGGCACTATGGGCGCGTCAGGCGCCGTCGCCGTTACCAGCCGCCTCTCCGTCGAAATGGTCCAGAAGACGGCGATCCTTGGTGCGCCCGTACTGATCGCCATTTCCGCGCCGACGGCACTTGCCATCCGCACTGCCGAGGAAGCCGGCATGACGCTTGTCGCCCTCGTGCGCGGCGAGGATTTCGAGATTTTCACCCACCCGCACCGCCTGTCGCCCGGAAGCATTGCCGATGTCGCATGA
- the fdhF gene encoding formate dehydrogenase subunit alpha has product MSLVHEIDYGTPASKSETMVTLTIDGRQVTVPEGTSIMRASMEAGIEVPKLCATDMIDAFGSCRLCLIEIDGRNGTPASCTTPVASGIVVHTQTERLKNIRRGVMELYISDHPLDCLTCAANGDCELQDMAGAVGLRDVRYGYEGDNHVKARNNDEINLKWMPKDESNPYFTFDPSKCIVCSRCVRACEEVQGTFALTIEGRGFSSSVSPGMHEHFVDSECVSCGACVQACPTATLTEKSVIRIGQPEHSVVTTCAYCGVGCSFKAEMRGEELVRMVPWKDGQANRGHSCVKGRFAYGYSTHKDRILNPMIREKVTDPWREVTWDEAYAHVASEFRRIQYQYGREAIGGITSSRCTNEETYLVQKLVRAGFGNNNVDTCARVCHSPTGYGLGQAFGTSAGTQNFDSVEQSDVVVIIGANPTDGHPVFASRLKKRLRQGAKLVVIDPRRIDIVRSPHVEASFHLPLKPGTNVAVMTALAHVIVTEGLYDEKFIRERCDWSEFEDWAAFVAEPQHSPEAVEKFTGVKPEDVRGAARLYATGGNGAIYYGLGVTEHSQGSTTVMAIANLAMATGNIGRPGVGVNPLRGQNNVQGSCDMGSFPHELPGYRHISDDATRDIFEKLWGVKINNEPGLRIPNMLDAAVDGSFKGIYIQGEDILQSDPDTKHVAAGLAAMECVVVQDLFLNETANYAHVFLPGSTFLEKDGTFTNAERRINRVRKVMTPRNGYADWEVTQTLARAMGLDWHYEHPSEIMDEIAATTPSFASVSYDYLEKMGSVQWPCNEAHPLGSPIMHVDGFVRGKGKFIRTEYVATDERTGPRFPLLLTTGRILSQYNVGAQTRRTDNVVWHSEDRLEIHPHDAEQRGIRDGDWVKLGSRSGDTTLRALITDRVAPGVVYTTFHHPDTQANVITTDFSDWATNCPEYKVTAVQVSPSNGPSDWQIEYDEQARQSRRVVGKMEAAE; this is encoded by the coding sequence ATGTCTCTTGTTCACGAAATCGATTACGGAACGCCGGCCTCGAAATCCGAAACGATGGTGACGCTGACCATCGACGGCCGGCAGGTGACTGTCCCCGAGGGAACGTCGATCATGCGCGCCTCCATGGAGGCCGGCATCGAGGTGCCGAAACTCTGCGCAACCGATATGATCGATGCCTTCGGTTCCTGCCGCCTCTGTCTCATCGAGATCGACGGACGCAACGGAACGCCTGCCTCCTGCACCACGCCGGTGGCCTCCGGCATCGTCGTCCATACGCAGACCGAGCGCCTGAAGAATATCCGCCGCGGCGTCATGGAGCTCTATATCTCCGACCATCCGCTCGACTGTCTGACCTGCGCTGCCAACGGTGACTGCGAACTACAGGATATGGCAGGCGCCGTTGGTCTTCGCGACGTGCGTTACGGCTATGAGGGCGACAACCACGTCAAGGCTCGCAACAATGATGAGATCAATCTGAAATGGATGCCGAAGGACGAGTCCAATCCGTACTTCACCTTTGATCCGTCGAAGTGCATCGTCTGCTCCCGCTGTGTGCGCGCCTGCGAGGAGGTGCAGGGCACCTTTGCGCTGACGATCGAAGGGCGCGGTTTCAGTTCGAGCGTTTCACCAGGCATGCATGAGCATTTCGTTGATTCCGAATGCGTATCCTGCGGCGCCTGCGTACAGGCCTGTCCGACCGCGACGCTGACGGAAAAATCGGTCATCCGCATCGGCCAGCCGGAACATTCGGTTGTTACCACCTGCGCCTATTGCGGCGTCGGCTGTTCCTTCAAGGCGGAAATGCGCGGCGAGGAACTGGTGCGCATGGTGCCGTGGAAGGACGGGCAGGCCAATCGCGGTCACTCCTGCGTCAAAGGCCGCTTCGCCTACGGCTACTCGACGCACAAGGACCGTATCCTCAATCCGATGATCCGTGAAAAAGTGACAGATCCCTGGCGTGAGGTCACGTGGGACGAGGCCTATGCACATGTCGCTTCCGAGTTCCGCCGCATCCAGTATCAATATGGCCGCGAAGCGATCGGCGGTATCACATCGTCCCGCTGCACCAATGAAGAGACTTATCTTGTCCAGAAGCTGGTTCGCGCCGGCTTCGGCAACAATAATGTCGATACCTGCGCCCGCGTCTGCCATTCGCCGACAGGTTATGGTCTCGGCCAGGCTTTCGGGACCTCTGCCGGCACGCAGAATTTTGACAGCGTCGAGCAGTCCGATGTGGTCGTCATAATCGGCGCCAATCCGACCGATGGGCACCCCGTCTTCGCTTCGCGCCTGAAGAAGCGCCTGCGACAGGGCGCCAAACTTGTTGTCATCGATCCGCGCCGCATCGATATCGTCCGCTCGCCGCATGTCGAAGCATCCTTCCACCTGCCGCTGAAACCCGGCACCAATGTCGCTGTTATGACGGCGCTGGCGCATGTGATCGTGACCGAAGGCCTGTACGACGAGAAATTCATCCGCGAGCGTTGCGACTGGTCGGAATTCGAAGATTGGGCAGCTTTCGTGGCTGAGCCGCAGCATAGCCCTGAAGCCGTCGAGAAATTCACCGGTGTCAAGCCGGAAGACGTGCGTGGTGCTGCCCGGCTTTATGCGACCGGCGGGAACGGCGCCATCTATTACGGCCTCGGCGTGACCGAACACAGTCAGGGTTCGACGACCGTCATGGCGATCGCCAACCTCGCAATGGCGACCGGCAACATCGGTCGTCCGGGTGTCGGCGTGAACCCGCTGCGCGGCCAGAACAATGTGCAGGGTTCGTGCGACATGGGCTCCTTCCCACACGAACTTCCGGGCTATCGTCATATCTCCGACGATGCAACGCGCGATATCTTCGAAAAGCTCTGGGGCGTGAAGATCAACAACGAGCCGGGTTTGCGCATCCCGAACATGCTGGATGCTGCCGTCGATGGTTCCTTCAAGGGGATCTACATTCAGGGTGAAGACATTCTGCAGTCCGATCCGGATACCAAGCATGTGGCCGCCGGCCTTGCCGCTATGGAATGCGTCGTCGTGCAGGATCTCTTCCTGAACGAAACAGCGAATTATGCCCATGTCTTCCTGCCGGGTTCCACCTTCCTGGAAAAGGACGGTACGTTCACCAATGCCGAGCGCCGCATTAACCGTGTGCGCAAGGTAATGACGCCGCGCAATGGCTATGCGGATTGGGAAGTGACGCAGACGCTCGCCCGGGCCATGGGCCTAGACTGGCATTATGAGCATCCGTCCGAAATCATGGACGAGATTGCCGCTACGACGCCGAGCTTCGCTTCGGTTTCTTACGACTATCTCGAAAAGATGGGCTCGGTTCAGTGGCCCTGCAACGAGGCGCATCCGCTCGGCTCGCCGATCATGCATGTGGACGGGTTCGTACGCGGCAAGGGCAAGTTCATCCGTACGGAATATGTGGCGACCGACGAGCGCACCGGTCCGCGCTTCCCGCTGCTTCTCACGACCGGGCGTATTCTCAGCCAGTACAATGTCGGGGCGCAGACGCGCCGCACCGACAATGTCGTCTGGCATTCCGAAGACAGGCTGGAGATCCACCCGCATGATGCCGAGCAGCGCGGCATCCGCGATGGCGACTGGGTAAAGCTCGGCAGCCGCTCGGGCGATACGACGCTTCGCGCGTTGATCACCGATCGCGTGGCGCCCGGCGTCGTCTATACAACCTTCCATCATCCGGATACGCAGGCAAACGTCATCACAACCGACTTCTCCGACTGGGCGACGAACTGCCCGGAATACAAGGTGACGGCGGTGCAGGTCTCGCCATCCAACGGGCCCTCCGACTGGCAGATCGAGTATGATGAACAGGCTCGCCAGTCTCGCCGTGTCGTCGGCAAGATGGAGGCCGCCGAATAA
- a CDS encoding NADH-quinone oxidoreductase subunit NuoF — protein MTVKIYVPRDAAALSLGAEKVAKAITQEIAARGLDATIVRNGSRGMFWLEPLVEVEISGKRIGYGPVKEKDVAGLFDAGLIGGGAHALCLGEVEDLPFLKGQTRLTFARCGITDPLSLEDYEAHGGLAGLRRAVSMQPADVVKEVTDSGLRGRGGAGFPTGIKWKTVLDAAGSRKYIVCNADEGDSGTFADRMIMEGDPFVLIEGMVISGLATDATKGFVYTRSEYPHAIATMTEAVGVARRAGILGTSVLGSGKAFDMEIRTGAGAYVCGEETALLNSLEGKRGVVRAKPPLPAHKGLFDCPTVINNVISLASVPVIMDKGAAFYRDFGMGRSRGTIPLQIAGNVKYRGLYETAFGLSLGDIVDDIGGGTASGRPVKAVQVGGPLGAYFPRALFDTAFDYEAFAAKDGLIGHAGLVVFDDTADMLKQARFAMEFCAVESCGKCTPCRIGSTRGVETADKIAKGIEPEKNRELLADLCNTMKFGSLCALGGFTPYPVMSAMTHFPEDFAPVPLTEAAE, from the coding sequence ATGACTGTGAAGATTTATGTTCCGCGCGATGCCGCAGCGCTCTCGCTCGGGGCCGAAAAGGTGGCAAAGGCGATTACCCAGGAGATCGCTGCCCGCGGCCTCGATGCGACTATCGTGCGCAACGGCTCGCGCGGAATGTTCTGGCTGGAACCGCTGGTCGAGGTCGAGATCTCCGGTAAGCGGATCGGCTATGGGCCGGTCAAGGAGAAGGATGTCGCCGGTCTGTTCGATGCGGGATTGATAGGCGGCGGCGCGCATGCGCTCTGTCTCGGGGAGGTCGAGGACCTCCCGTTCCTGAAAGGCCAGACCCGTCTCACCTTTGCCCGCTGCGGCATTACCGATCCGCTTTCGCTTGAGGACTATGAAGCCCATGGCGGGCTTGCGGGTCTTCGCCGCGCGGTGTCGATGCAGCCTGCCGATGTCGTCAAAGAAGTTACCGATTCCGGCCTTCGCGGTCGTGGCGGTGCCGGCTTTCCGACCGGCATCAAGTGGAAAACGGTGCTCGATGCGGCGGGTTCGCGCAAATATATCGTCTGCAATGCAGATGAGGGCGACAGCGGTACCTTCGCCGACCGGATGATTATGGAAGGCGATCCCTTCGTGCTCATCGAAGGCATGGTGATATCAGGCCTTGCGACCGACGCCACGAAGGGCTTCGTCTATACGCGCTCGGAATACCCGCACGCCATCGCCACGATGACAGAGGCGGTGGGGGTCGCCCGCAGGGCCGGCATTCTCGGCACCTCGGTGCTCGGTTCCGGCAAGGCATTCGACATGGAGATCCGCACGGGTGCAGGCGCCTATGTCTGCGGCGAGGAGACGGCGCTGCTGAACAGCCTTGAAGGCAAGCGGGGTGTCGTCCGCGCGAAGCCGCCGCTGCCGGCGCATAAGGGCCTGTTTGACTGTCCGACGGTCATCAATAACGTGATCTCGCTAGCTTCTGTGCCTGTGATCATGGACAAGGGTGCCGCCTTCTATCGCGATTTCGGCATGGGCCGGTCACGTGGCACCATTCCGCTGCAGATCGCCGGCAATGTGAAATATCGCGGTCTCTATGAAACCGCCTTCGGCCTGTCGCTCGGCGATATCGTCGATGATATCGGCGGCGGCACCGCATCCGGCCGGCCGGTAAAGGCGGTACAGGTGGGCGGCCCGCTTGGTGCCTATTTCCCGCGGGCGCTCTTCGATACAGCTTTCGACTATGAAGCCTTTGCTGCCAAGGACGGGCTGATCGGCCATGCCGGCCTCGTCGTCTTCGACGATACGGCCGATATGTTGAAGCAAGCTCGCTTTGCGATGGAGTTCTGCGCGGTGGAAAGCTGCGGCAAGTGCACGCCCTGCCGCATCGGCTCGACACGCGGCGTCGAAACGGCCGACAAGATCGCGAAGGGGATCGAGCCGGAAAAGAACCGCGAGCTGCTCGCCGATCTCTGCAATACGATGAAATTCGGTTCGCTCTGCGCGCTCGGCGGCTTCACTCCCTATCCAGTCATGAGCGCCATGACACACTTTCCCGAAGATTTTGCTCCGGTCCCTCTCACAGAAGCGGCGGAATAG
- a CDS encoding formate dehydrogenase subunit gamma, protein MNIRIAEGDIAGRIRSIVADLRSLEGPLLPILHEVQDQFGYVPQEALPVIADELNLSRAEVHGVVTFYHDYRNHPAGRHVLRLCRAEACQSMGGDALAERIKTLLGIDFHQTTLDGSVTLEPVYCLGLCACAPAAMFDGEVHGRVDDELATELIEEARR, encoded by the coding sequence ATGAATATACGTATCGCCGAGGGCGATATAGCCGGGCGTATCCGTTCGATCGTCGCTGATCTTCGATCCCTCGAAGGCCCACTGCTCCCCATTCTGCATGAGGTCCAGGACCAGTTCGGTTACGTGCCGCAGGAGGCCCTACCGGTCATCGCCGACGAGCTCAATCTTTCCCGCGCCGAGGTTCACGGGGTCGTAACCTTCTACCATGATTATCGAAATCATCCTGCCGGTCGGCACGTGCTGAGACTCTGTCGCGCCGAAGCCTGCCAGTCGATGGGTGGCGATGCATTGGCCGAACGTATCAAGACCCTGCTCGGCATCGATTTCCACCAGACGACTCTCGATGGCAGCGTGACCCTGGAGCCGGTCTACTGTCTCGGTCTCTGTGCCTGCGCGCCGGCCGCCATGTTCGATGGCGAGGTGCATGGCCGGGTCGATGACGAATTGGCGACCGAACTCATCGAGGAGGCGCGCCGATGA